Proteins encoded by one window of Bauldia sp.:
- the rpmF gene encoding 50S ribosomal protein L32 encodes MAVPKRKTSPSKRGMRRSADALKAPTYVEDKDSGELRRPHHVDLKSGMYRGRQVITPKSDT; translated from the coding sequence ATGGCCGTTCCGAAACGAAAGACCTCGCCGTCCAAGCGCGGCATGCGCCGCTCGGCGGACGCGCTGAAGGCGCCGACCTACGTCGAAGACAAGGATTCCGGCGAGCTTCGCCGTCCCCACCATGTCGACCTCAAGTCGGGCATGTACCGCGGGCGCCAGGTGATCACGCCGAAGAGCGACACCTAG
- the mtgA gene encoding monofunctional biosynthetic peptidoglycan transglycosylase — protein sequence MARKAAAVKIAWRRAGGYATGVSDDPPSDRPKRRGLWRLVRRVVVVLILIPVVLVPVYRFVWPVSTLMAFDFVARGGDVQRTWVPFDKISPALVASVIMSEDGKFCSHRGVDWDELSKVLDREDDRPRGASTIAMQAAKNLFLWNSRSYLRKAVEMPIALYADFVWGKQREMEIYLNIVEWGPGIFGAEAAARHYFKRGADQLTAGQAALLTAALPNPWVRDPSRPSAALQALARTIAERARMAGAYIDCLYPRPPL from the coding sequence ATGGCGCGGAAGGCGGCGGCGGTCAAGATTGCGTGGCGCCGGGCGGGCGGCTATGCGACGGGGGTGAGCGACGATCCCCCCAGCGACAGACCCAAGCGCCGCGGCCTCTGGCGGCTCGTCCGGCGGGTCGTCGTGGTCCTCATTCTGATCCCGGTCGTGCTGGTGCCGGTCTACCGGTTCGTGTGGCCGGTCTCGACGCTGATGGCGTTCGACTTCGTCGCGCGCGGCGGCGACGTGCAGCGGACCTGGGTGCCGTTCGACAAAATTTCGCCGGCGCTGGTCGCCTCGGTGATCATGTCGGAGGATGGCAAATTCTGCAGCCATCGCGGCGTCGACTGGGACGAACTGTCCAAGGTACTGGACCGCGAAGACGACCGGCCGCGCGGCGCCTCGACCATCGCCATGCAGGCAGCGAAGAATCTGTTCCTGTGGAACTCGCGCTCGTACCTGCGCAAGGCGGTCGAGATGCCGATCGCGCTTTACGCCGACTTCGTCTGGGGCAAGCAGCGCGAGATGGAGATCTACCTCAACATCGTGGAGTGGGGGCCGGGCATCTTCGGGGCTGAGGCGGCGGCGCGGCACTACTTCAAACGGGGGGCGGATCAGTTAACCGCCGGCCAGGCGGCGCTGCTGACGGCGGCGCTGCCGAACCCGTGGGTGCGCGACCCCTCGCGGCCCTCCGCAGCCTTGCAGGCGCTGGCCCGGACCATTGCGGAACGGGCCAGAATGGCCGGCGCCTATATCGATTGCCTCTATCCGCGGCCCCCGCTATAA
- a CDS encoding polyprenyl synthetase family protein, producing MAGEAEWPDRLRAAMRHAVLGPGKRLRPFLLIESARVFGNVGNGPIRAAAALECIHCYSLIHDDLPAMDDDDLRRGRPTVHRAFDEATAILAGDALQTLAFAILADPATDADARLRVALIAGLAAASGAGGMAGGQQLDLAAETRRLDEDEIRHMQALKTGALFRYACDAGALLGRASTEKRERLAKFGAQLGLAFQLADDLIDATGSARTAGKATAKDADRNKATLVRLHGVKGARALLDEAVAEALALIAPFGPQGKILADAARFAGSREM from the coding sequence ATGGCCGGCGAAGCCGAGTGGCCCGACCGGCTGCGGGCGGCCATGCGCCACGCCGTGCTGGGCCCCGGCAAGCGCCTGCGCCCCTTTCTGCTGATCGAATCCGCCCGCGTCTTCGGCAACGTCGGCAACGGCCCGATCCGCGCCGCCGCCGCGCTGGAATGCATCCACTGCTACAGCCTGATCCACGACGACCTGCCGGCGATGGACGACGACGACCTCCGCCGCGGCCGCCCGACTGTGCACAGGGCTTTCGACGAGGCGACCGCGATCCTTGCCGGCGACGCGCTCCAGACCCTGGCGTTCGCTATCCTCGCCGACCCCGCCACCGACGCTGACGCGCGCCTGCGCGTGGCGCTCATCGCCGGCCTCGCCGCCGCCTCGGGCGCCGGCGGCATGGCCGGCGGCCAGCAGCTCGATCTCGCCGCCGAGACGCGCCGGCTCGACGAAGACGAAATCCGCCACATGCAGGCGCTGAAGACCGGCGCCCTGTTCCGCTATGCCTGCGACGCCGGCGCCCTCCTCGGCCGCGCCTCGACCGAGAAGCGCGAGCGCCTGGCAAAATTCGGCGCGCAGCTCGGCCTCGCCTTCCAGTTGGCCGACGACCTGATCGACGCCACCGGCAGCGCCAGGACCGCCGGCAAGGCCACGGCAAAGGACGCCGACCGCAACAAGGCGACGCTGGTCAGGCTGCACGGCGTCAAGGGCGCCCGCGCGCTGCTCGACGAAGCGGTCGCCGAGGCGCTGGCGCTGATCGCTCCGTTCGGCCCGCAGGGAAAAATTCTCGCCGATGCGGCCCGCTTTGCCGGCTCACGCGAGATGTAA
- a CDS encoding M23 family metallopeptidase: protein MRRLALAFLLLSATPGFAASPLMMMVAGGWIALDGPPCAGRSSGDCAAANTRFGFELMPLDPFGRPAETCLNQPVMAPSDGVVVEMLDAYPNFAAVGQHRFGNHIVIRRSDAAYVVLGSLMQGSPKVEVGDAVAAGEIVARCGLSGASGRPALHVHMQAGRDILDGDSTGLPMPSANLSVRTPGGCRPTSLLYRGQGTC from the coding sequence ATGCGTCGGCTCGCGCTTGCGTTTCTTCTGCTGTCCGCCACACCGGGGTTTGCCGCGTCGCCGCTGATGATGATGGTCGCTGGCGGGTGGATCGCGCTCGACGGACCGCCGTGTGCGGGCAGAAGCAGCGGCGACTGCGCCGCAGCAAATACGCGCTTCGGCTTTGAGCTCATGCCGCTCGATCCTTTCGGGCGGCCGGCGGAGACCTGCCTCAACCAGCCGGTAATGGCGCCAAGCGACGGGGTCGTCGTCGAGATGCTCGACGCGTATCCGAATTTCGCTGCGGTCGGACAGCACCGGTTCGGCAACCACATCGTTATCCGGCGAAGCGATGCCGCGTACGTCGTGCTCGGGTCGCTCATGCAGGGGTCGCCGAAGGTCGAGGTCGGCGATGCGGTGGCGGCCGGCGAAATCGTGGCGCGCTGCGGGCTTTCGGGCGCATCCGGGCGGCCGGCGCTGCATGTGCACATGCAGGCGGGGCGCGATATTCTCGACGGCGACTCAACGGGGCTGCCGATGCCTTCCGCCAATCTTTCCGTCCGCACACCCGGCGGCTGCCGGCCGACCTCGCTGCTCTATCGCGGGCAGGGAACCTGCTGA
- a CDS encoding DUF6790 family protein: MNPSSAFGQYLEFALNRLPLTLLVVGLVFAVLALIVMRKPHSGRRIVEVLFRSYLFWTIGVLFLYGAVTKGALGASAIAAIHASPVVASPEAAYAELSFAVLALLGFVFGSIGLRFAAVIAPAIYVFAPIALSEPATLDTVVAHAPLAAIYALGLFYTLLQAGAGRPAPIRHRAPDIDVLST, translated from the coding sequence ATGAACCCGTCGTCGGCCTTCGGCCAATATCTCGAGTTTGCTCTCAACCGCCTGCCGCTGACGCTGCTTGTCGTTGGCCTGGTATTCGCCGTTCTCGCCCTCATCGTCATGCGCAAGCCGCACTCTGGCCGCCGCATCGTCGAGGTGCTGTTCCGCTCCTACCTGTTCTGGACGATTGGTGTGCTGTTCCTCTACGGCGCGGTCACCAAGGGCGCGCTCGGCGCCTCGGCCATCGCCGCGATCCACGCTTCGCCCGTGGTCGCTTCGCCGGAAGCCGCCTACGCCGAACTGTCGTTCGCCGTCCTCGCGCTGCTCGGCTTCGTGTTCGGCTCGATCGGCCTCCGCTTCGCTGCGGTCATCGCCCCGGCCATCTACGTCTTCGCGCCGATCGCGCTCAGCGAGCCGGCGACGCTCGACACGGTGGTCGCGCACGCGCCGCTCGCCGCGATCTACGCGCTCGGCCTGTTCTACACGCTGCTGCAGGCGGGTGCCGGCCGTCCGGCTCCGATCCGCCATCGCGCGCCGGACATCGACGTTCTGTCGACCTAG
- a CDS encoding DUF6790 family protein produces MPPPDFATWIQSARDHLPLTALIAGLVYAVVMLAALPKPHPGRRIVGILFGGYMFFTIGLLFLAKATASGAFGTDAANWLMVPADTTSPEAAYAYLAFAAIAFLALARNIGLRAAAVLGPAIYMVAPLLATTPTMDGLIAHAVELTIVTIGAVLLLLQAAVDRPARPSDHATPILAPEPSA; encoded by the coding sequence ATGCCGCCGCCTGATTTCGCCACCTGGATCCAGAGTGCCCGCGACCACCTGCCGCTGACGGCGCTGATCGCGGGGCTGGTTTATGCGGTGGTGATGCTGGCGGCGCTCCCCAAACCGCACCCGGGGCGGCGGATCGTCGGCATTCTGTTCGGCGGCTACATGTTCTTCACGATCGGGCTGCTGTTTCTCGCCAAAGCCACGGCCTCCGGGGCGTTCGGGACGGACGCCGCCAACTGGCTGATGGTGCCGGCGGACACGACCTCGCCGGAGGCGGCCTACGCCTACCTGGCGTTCGCGGCCATCGCGTTCCTGGCGCTGGCACGCAACATCGGTCTGCGCGCCGCCGCCGTGCTGGGGCCGGCGATCTACATGGTGGCGCCGCTGCTCGCCACGACGCCGACCATGGACGGGCTGATCGCCCATGCGGTGGAGCTGACCATCGTCACGATCGGGGCGGTGCTCCTGCTGCTGCAAGCGGCGGTTGACCGTCCGGCAAGGCCTTCGGACCACGCGACGCCGATCCTGGCGCCGGAGCCGTCCGCCTGA
- the ispG gene encoding flavodoxin-dependent (E)-4-hydroxy-3-methylbut-2-enyl-diphosphate synthase has translation MSYLSAPLDRHVTVPVMVGGVQVGGGAPVVVQSMTNTDTADIEGTIRQVAALARAGSEIVRITVDREESAAAVPHIRDGLAKRGLRVPLIGDFHYNGHTLLTNYPAAAEALDKYRINPGNVGFGAKRDTQFATLIEIALKNDKPVRIGVNWGSLDQALLTRLMDENAVSPNSMDARDVMREAIVQSALLSAAQAEALGLPRSKIILSAKVSQIQDLVACYTMLAARSDHALHLGLTEAGMGSKGIVASSAALGILLQQGIGDTIRISLTPEPGGDRTREVQVAQELLQTMGFRAFVPVVAACPGCGRTTSTVFQELAKRIETDLAEAMPEWRRKYPGVEALKVAVMGCIVNGPGESKHADIGISLPGTGEQPAAPVFIDGKKAATLRGPMIADDFRKMVGEYVDRRFGHGASADAAE, from the coding sequence ATGTCGTATCTCTCCGCTCCGCTCGATCGTCACGTCACCGTGCCGGTGATGGTGGGCGGCGTGCAGGTCGGCGGCGGTGCGCCGGTGGTCGTGCAGTCGATGACCAATACCGACACGGCCGATATCGAAGGCACCATACGGCAGGTGGCGGCGCTGGCGCGGGCGGGATCGGAGATCGTGCGCATCACCGTCGACCGCGAGGAGTCGGCGGCGGCGGTGCCGCATATCCGTGACGGGCTCGCCAAGCGCGGGCTTCGCGTGCCCCTCATCGGCGACTTCCACTACAACGGCCACACGCTGCTGACGAACTATCCGGCGGCGGCCGAAGCGCTCGACAAGTATCGCATCAATCCGGGCAACGTCGGCTTCGGCGCCAAGCGCGACACGCAGTTCGCGACGCTGATCGAGATCGCGCTGAAGAACGACAAGCCGGTGCGCATCGGTGTCAACTGGGGTTCGCTCGACCAGGCGCTGCTGACGCGGCTGATGGACGAGAACGCGGTCTCGCCCAATTCGATGGACGCGCGCGACGTGATGCGCGAGGCGATCGTGCAGTCGGCGCTCTTGTCGGCGGCGCAGGCGGAGGCGCTCGGCCTGCCGCGGTCGAAAATCATTCTCTCGGCGAAGGTCAGCCAGATTCAGGATCTCGTCGCCTGCTACACAATGCTGGCGGCGCGCTCGGACCACGCGCTGCACCTCGGCCTCACCGAAGCCGGCATGGGATCGAAGGGCATCGTCGCTTCGTCGGCGGCGCTCGGCATCCTGCTGCAGCAGGGGATCGGCGACACGATCCGCATCTCGCTGACGCCGGAGCCCGGCGGCGACCGGACGCGTGAAGTGCAGGTGGCGCAGGAACTGCTCCAGACGATGGGCTTCCGCGCCTTTGTGCCGGTGGTGGCGGCGTGCCCCGGGTGCGGGCGCACGACCTCGACGGTGTTCCAGGAACTCGCCAAGCGCATCGAGACCGACCTCGCCGAGGCGATGCCGGAGTGGCGCAGGAAATATCCGGGCGTCGAGGCGCTCAAGGTCGCGGTGATGGGCTGCATCGTCAACGGGCCGGGCGAATCCAAGCACGCCGACATCGGCATCTCGCTGCCCGGCACCGGCGAGCAGCCGGCGGCGCCGGTGTTCATCGACGGCAAGAAGGCGGCGACGCTGCGCGGGCCGATGATCGCCGATGACTTCCGCAAGATGGTCGGCGAATATGTCGATCGCCGGTTCGGGCATGGCGCGTCCGCCGACGCTGCCGAATAG
- a CDS encoding transcriptional repressor: MPHVSPVLEHREHDHARCEAEALRHAEEICAREGLRFTEQRRQVLEALLESHVPASAYDVIDRLAGHGEARLAPVSVYRALEFLTAHNFAHRIESKNAFVACDRGDECEPGATLFLICDNCGAAAEASSDALGSLVTAETKSREFLPRLRVLEVRGLCARCQAD, from the coding sequence ATGCCGCACGTCAGCCCCGTCCTGGAACACCGCGAGCACGACCACGCGCGCTGCGAGGCGGAAGCCCTGCGCCACGCGGAGGAGATCTGCGCGCGGGAGGGGCTGCGGTTTACCGAGCAGCGGCGGCAGGTGCTGGAAGCCTTGCTGGAGAGTCACGTGCCGGCCTCGGCCTATGACGTGATCGACCGGCTGGCAGGGCATGGCGAGGCGCGGCTGGCGCCGGTGTCGGTGTACCGCGCTCTGGAGTTTCTCACCGCGCACAATTTTGCGCACCGGATCGAGTCGAAGAACGCGTTCGTCGCCTGCGATCGCGGCGACGAGTGCGAGCCGGGCGCGACGCTGTTTCTCATCTGCGACAATTGCGGCGCGGCGGCGGAGGCTTCCTCCGACGCGCTCGGCTCGCTGGTGACGGCGGAAACGAAAAGCCGCGAATTCCTGCCGCGGCTGCGCGTGCTCGAGGTGCGCGGGCTCTGCGCTCGCTGCCAGGCGGACTGA
- a CDS encoding 3-hydroxybutyrate dehydrogenase, with protein sequence MLKGRTALVTGSTSGIGLGLATAFAAEGCNVVLNGFGEAAPIEKLRAGLARDHGVTVAYSPADMSKADDIAAMVADAEKEFGAIDILCNNAGIQFVSPVDEFPIDKWNAIIAINLTSAFLTIRAALPKMKAKGWGRIINTASAHALVASPFKAAYVAAKHGIAGLTKTVALEVATKNITVNAICPGYVWTPLVEKQIPDTMKARNLTAEQVKNDVILAAQPTKQFVTTEQVAALAVFLASDAAKSITGALLPMDGGWTAA encoded by the coding sequence ATGCTGAAGGGCAGGACTGCGCTGGTAACCGGCTCGACCTCGGGCATCGGCCTGGGGCTGGCAACGGCCTTTGCCGCCGAGGGCTGCAACGTCGTCCTTAACGGCTTCGGCGAGGCCGCGCCAATCGAGAAACTCCGCGCCGGCCTCGCCAGGGATCATGGCGTCACCGTCGCCTATTCGCCGGCGGATATGTCCAAGGCCGACGACATCGCCGCCATGGTTGCCGACGCCGAGAAGGAATTCGGCGCCATCGATATTCTCTGCAACAACGCCGGCATCCAGTTTGTCTCGCCGGTCGACGAATTCCCGATCGACAAATGGAACGCCATCATCGCGATCAACCTCACCTCGGCGTTCCTGACGATACGCGCCGCGCTGCCGAAGATGAAAGCGAAAGGCTGGGGCCGCATCATCAACACGGCGAGCGCGCACGCGCTCGTCGCCTCGCCTTTCAAGGCGGCCTACGTCGCCGCCAAGCACGGCATCGCCGGCCTGACCAAGACCGTGGCGCTGGAAGTCGCGACCAAAAACATCACCGTCAACGCGATCTGCCCCGGCTACGTCTGGACGCCGCTGGTCGAGAAGCAGATCCCCGACACGATGAAGGCGCGCAACCTGACCGCCGAGCAGGTGAAGAACGACGTCATCCTCGCCGCGCAACCGACCAAACAGTTCGTGACCACCGAACAGGTCGCCGCCCTCGCCGTCTTCCTCGCCTCGGATGCAGCGAAATCGATCACCGGCGCACTGCTGCCGATGGACGGCGGCTGGACGGCGGCATAG
- a CDS encoding winged helix-turn-helix domain-containing protein produces MADGALAFGPFVLDTHGALSRDGVAVAISSRGAALLKALIEADGRAVGKGDLMNAGWPNAAVEESNLTVQIAALRKALGESPSGETWIATVPRIGYRLIRPAASAVSVEPLAGKPSIAVLAFSNLSSDAEQGYFADGLAEDLIDDLSKVPGLLVIARNSSFAYRGSTSDVRTIARELGVRYLIEGSVRRADARVRISARLIDTVDNTHLWVDRFDRDLVDIFKLQDEVVGRIVNALSDVLPLARALPTRRPTNLEAYELFIRARPLVTMSPEKNRAGLVLLDKSLALDPSFAAAHAWRAMSYHFSWIYWGEEARQADALAAARRAVELDPGNADAHMVLGYLRAYAGDLTGGIADIESTLRLNPNDAEAWALYADILVFDGRAMEAIKSARNAFRLNPQPPSQYYWLLGWAQYAAGLYADAAETLSHESTRGSGSRRILAAALVQLGRVEEGRREAEGFLLTTPGFSTAGWAKTQPFRHDGDREHFNDGYLRAGLPP; encoded by the coding sequence ATGGCTGATGGCGCTCTCGCGTTCGGTCCGTTCGTTCTCGACACCCACGGCGCGCTGTCGCGCGATGGGGTCGCGGTCGCGATTTCGAGTCGTGGTGCGGCGTTGCTCAAGGCGCTGATCGAGGCGGACGGCCGCGCGGTCGGCAAGGGCGACCTGATGAACGCCGGCTGGCCGAACGCGGCGGTCGAGGAAAGCAATCTGACCGTCCAGATCGCGGCGCTGCGCAAGGCGCTCGGCGAATCGCCGAGCGGCGAGACGTGGATAGCGACCGTGCCGCGTATCGGCTACCGCCTGATAAGGCCGGCGGCGAGCGCGGTTTCGGTGGAGCCGCTGGCCGGCAAGCCGTCGATCGCGGTGCTCGCCTTCTCCAACCTGAGCAGCGATGCCGAGCAGGGATATTTCGCCGACGGCCTGGCGGAGGATCTGATCGACGACCTGTCGAAAGTGCCCGGTCTGCTGGTCATCGCCCGCAATTCATCATTCGCCTACCGGGGTAGCACGAGCGACGTGCGCACGATCGCGCGCGAGCTTGGCGTGCGCTATCTCATCGAGGGCAGTGTCCGCCGCGCCGACGCCCGCGTCCGCATCAGCGCCCGCCTGATCGATACGGTCGATAACACGCATCTGTGGGTGGACCGGTTCGACCGCGATCTCGTCGATATCTTCAAGCTCCAGGACGAGGTAGTCGGGCGCATCGTCAACGCGCTATCCGATGTTCTGCCCCTGGCGCGGGCGCTGCCGACGCGGCGGCCGACGAACCTCGAAGCATACGAATTGTTCATCAGGGCGCGGCCGCTGGTGACCATGTCGCCGGAGAAAAACCGCGCCGGGCTGGTGTTGCTCGACAAGTCGCTGGCGCTCGATCCGAGCTTTGCCGCCGCGCACGCCTGGCGCGCGATGAGCTATCACTTCAGCTGGATCTATTGGGGCGAGGAGGCCCGGCAAGCCGACGCGCTGGCCGCCGCGCGCCGCGCGGTCGAACTCGACCCCGGCAATGCCGACGCCCACATGGTGCTCGGCTATCTCAGGGCCTACGCCGGCGACCTCACCGGCGGCATCGCCGACATCGAATCGACGCTGCGCCTCAATCCGAACGACGCCGAAGCCTGGGCGCTCTACGCCGACATCCTGGTCTTCGACGGGCGGGCGATGGAGGCTATCAAAAGCGCCCGCAATGCCTTTCGGCTCAACCCGCAGCCGCCCAGCCAATACTACTGGCTGCTCGGCTGGGCGCAGTACGCCGCGGGGCTCTATGCGGACGCGGCGGAAACGCTCAGCCACGAGTCGACCCGCGGTTCCGGCTCGCGGCGCATTCTGGCGGCGGCGCTGGTTCAGCTTGGGCGGGTGGAGGAAGGACGGCGGGAGGCGGAGGGGTTCCTGCTCACGACGCCGGGTTTCTCGACCGCGGGGTGGGCGAAGACGCAACCCTTCCGCCACGACGGCGACCGCGAGCACTTCAACGACGGATATCTCCGCGCCGGGCTGCCGCCTTAG
- a CDS encoding GFA family protein, with translation MAMLTGRCLCGAVEYAVADEFLYAAYCHCSRCRAATGAAAKPFAGIAVEKLRITKGEDSLLIYGTREHGDIRCGRCGAFLFSAVGERVHVSMGTLVDAPSIRPSEHIFVASKAAWDEITDDLPQYAGHVFEGPPIDR, from the coding sequence ATGGCGATGTTGACCGGGCGGTGCTTGTGCGGGGCCGTGGAATACGCCGTCGCCGACGAATTCCTGTACGCCGCGTACTGCCACTGCTCGCGCTGCCGGGCGGCGACGGGCGCGGCCGCGAAGCCGTTCGCCGGCATCGCGGTGGAGAAGCTGCGCATCACCAAGGGCGAGGACTCGCTGCTGATCTACGGGACGCGCGAGCACGGCGACATCCGCTGCGGCAGGTGCGGCGCGTTTCTCTTTTCAGCGGTGGGCGAACGGGTGCACGTGTCGATGGGCACGCTGGTCGATGCGCCGTCGATCCGGCCGAGCGAGCACATCTTCGTCGCGTCGAAGGCGGCGTGGGACGAGATCACCGACGACCTGCCGCAGTATGCGGGCCATGTGTTCGAGGGGCCGCCGATCGACCGGTGA
- a CDS encoding YciI family protein: MRYLCLVYFEPNIFDKFTPAEGAAFTNESLTYDESLMARGLFVDANALQSTDQAKTVRVRNGKASVTDGPFAETREVLGGYVMVEAPNIDEALKAAAGIPLARLGSVEVRPILQLGKT; this comes from the coding sequence ATGCGCTACCTCTGCCTGGTCTATTTCGAGCCCAACATCTTCGACAAGTTCACGCCCGCCGAAGGCGCGGCGTTCACTAACGAATCCCTCACCTACGACGAATCTCTCATGGCCCGCGGCCTGTTCGTCGACGCCAACGCGCTGCAGTCGACGGACCAGGCCAAGACCGTCCGCGTCCGCAACGGCAAAGCGTCGGTCACCGACGGTCCCTTCGCCGAGACGCGCGAGGTGCTCGGCGGCTACGTCATGGTCGAGGCGCCGAACATCGACGAGGCGCTGAAGGCCGCCGCCGGCATCCCGCTCGCCCGCCTCGGCAGCGTCGAGGTCCGCCCCATCCTTCAACTCGGCAAGACCTGA
- a CDS encoding YciI family protein, with protein MQYVLLIYQGDPRGVVSEAVIAEYMTEIAAHNEDMKRSGHFIATAGLGFPDTATCVRQVNGKTQMTDGPFAETKEYLGGLYIIEARDLNDALKQAAALPMTRFATIEVRPVNHLEVVA; from the coding sequence ATGCAGTACGTTCTTCTCATCTATCAGGGCGATCCCCGCGGCGTCGTCAGCGAGGCCGTCATCGCCGAGTACATGACCGAGATCGCCGCCCACAACGAGGACATGAAGCGGAGCGGCCATTTCATCGCGACCGCCGGCCTTGGCTTTCCGGATACGGCGACGTGCGTGCGCCAGGTGAACGGCAAGACGCAGATGACCGACGGGCCGTTCGCCGAGACGAAAGAATATCTCGGCGGCCTCTACATCATCGAAGCACGCGACCTGAACGACGCCCTGAAGCAAGCCGCGGCGCTGCCGATGACGCGCTTCGCCACCATCGAGGTGCGCCCGGTCAACCACCTCGAAGTCGTCGCCTGA